One window of Brachionichthys hirsutus isolate HB-005 unplaced genomic scaffold, CSIRO-AGI_Bhir_v1 contig_987, whole genome shotgun sequence genomic DNA carries:
- the LOC137913666 gene encoding P2Y purinoceptor 1-like yields the protein MTSYLNLTSLLNVTDLHNHTQQGCILTKTSLHFYYLPTVYIVVFITGLVGNSLAIWMFVCHMRPWSSISVYMFNLALADFCYVLSLPFLIFYYFNKTDWIFGEALCRLQRFVFHVNLYGSILFLTCISVHRYSGVVHPLKSLGRLKKKNAVLTSALVWAVVIISMSPILYYSRTGAKPNGTTCYDTTTVDELSGYFIYSMTLTVFGFCIPFIIIFCCYGMIVKALIYNEMTNAPLRQKSIHLVIIVLVVFAVSYLPFHVMKNLNMRARLYFQSPDMCDFNNWVYATYQVTRGLASLNSCVDPILYFLAGDTFRRKLTRVTKKPSRKGETVLQSKSEETALNSLAEFAENGDRRL from the coding sequence ATGACGTCGTACCTCAACTTGACCTCCTTGCTGAATGTAACAGATCTCCACAATCACACGCAACAAGGATGTATCCTGACAAAGACGAGCTTGCACTTCTACTACCTGCCCACTGTGTACATTGTTGTCTTCATCACGGGGCTGGTGGGCAACAGCCTGGCGATTTGGATGTTCGTGTGCCACATGAGACCCTGGAGCAGCATCTCCGTCTACATGTTCAACCTGGCCCTGGCTGACTTCTGCTACGTGCTCTCGTTGCCCTTCCTCATCTTCTACTACTTCAACAAAACTGACTGGATATTCGGTGAAGCGCTGTGCCGGCTGCAACGCTTCGTGTTCCATGTCAACCTTTATGGAAGTATTCTGTTTCTGACCTGCATCAGCGTTCACAGGTACAGTGGCGTCGTGCACCCGCTCAAGTCTCTGGGCcggctgaagaagaagaacgcggTCCTCACCAGCGCGCTGGTGTGGGCGGTGGTTATCATAAGTATGTCCCCCATCCTTTATTACTCCAGGACCGGCGCAAAGCCGAATGGCACCACTTGTTACGACACCACCACCGTGGATGAGTTATCCGGCTACTTCATCTACAGCATGACTCTGACTGTGTTCGGTTTCTGCATTCCCTTTATTATCATATTCTGTTGCTATGGCATGATCGTCAAAGCCTTGATCTACAATGAAATGACCAACGCGCCGCTGCGGCAGAAGTCCATCCACCTGGTCATCATCGTGCTCGTTGTCTTTGCCGTCTCCTACCTGCCTTTCCATGTGATGAAGAACCTCAACATGAGGGCCAGGCTGTACTTCCAGAGCCCTGACATGTGTGATTTTAACAACTGGGTCTACGCCACCTACCAGGTGACGCGGGGGCTGGCCAGCCTCAACAGCTGCGTGGATCCCATTCTTTACTTTCTGGCCGGAGATACCTTCAGGAGGAAGCTCACGAGGGTGACTAAAAAACCCTCCAGGAAGGGCGAAACTGTCCTTCAGTCGAAAAGCGAGGAGACGGCTCTCAACAGTCTGGCTGAGTTTGCGGAGAACGGGGACCGCCGGCTGTGA